The nucleotide window GACACGGTGCCGAGATAGATGACGGGGCCGTCATAGGGCGTGCCGGCGCGGTCGGCCGAGAGGGTGAGCATCCGGGGCAGGGGCGCGTCGTCGTAGTAGAGCGTGCCGTAGGGGTCATCCTCGATCAGCCAGGTGCCGGTCTGGTGCGCGGCATCGACGAGGCGGCGGCGGGTGGCGGTGTCGACCAGCTTGCCCGTGGGGTTCGAGAAATTCGGGACGGTATAGGCGAATTGCGCGCCGGTCATCGCGGCGACCGGATCGAGATCGTTGGCGTCGAGCCGCATCGGGCGATAGGTCGGCTGGCGCGGGCGCCAGTTGTCGAGCGCGCCGAGATAGGCCGGGGTCTGCGACGCGATGGGGCTGCCCTGTTCCAGCAGCACGGTGCCGATGAGGTTGAGCGCCTGGGCGCCGCCGGAGGTGATCAGGACGTTGTCGCGGGTGAGGGTGAGGTCGCCCTCGGAATAGCGGCTGGCGATGAGGTCGCGCAGCTTGGGCAGGCCGGCAACGGGGGCGTAGGCCAGCGTTTCGTCCGCATGGTCGGTGACGGCGGAGGTGGCGAGCCGGGCCATTTCGGGGATCGGCCAGATCTCGGTGCCCGGCAGGCCGCCGCCCAGGTTCACCAGGCCGGGGATGCGCCCGGCGGCGAGGAAGGTGGCGGTGACGTCGTTGGTGTCGTCGAGCCACTTGGCGAAAGCGGGGCGCTGGGGCATGTGAAACCTCCCGGGTTCGGTGTCGGCGTGACGCGGTCATAGAACAAACTGAACGAACGTTCAATTATTGTCTTCCGGGCGTCAGCCCGCGCGGTCCAGTGTTTCGACCGAGAGGATGGTGGGCAGGTGGCGGGCGATCTCGTGCCAGGTGTCGCCTTCGTCGAGGCTGGCGAAGACCGAGCCGGAATTGGTGCCGAAGTAAAGGCCGGGCGCGTCTTGGGCGTCACCGGCCATGGCCTGGCGCAGGACGGTGAAATAGCAGTTCGTCTGCGGCAGGCCCTCGCGCAACGCCTCCCAAGTCTCGCCGCCGTCACGAGAGCGCCAGACGGCGCAGGCCGCATCGGGCGGGAAGCGGCCCGCCATGTCGCCGTTGAGCGGTAGGGTCCAGATGGTGCGCGGATCGTGCGGGTGGACGCGGATCGGAAAGCCGAAGGTGGAAGGCAGGCCGGGGGTGATATCGTCCCAACTGCGCCCGCCATCAGGGGAGCGCCAGACACCGTGGTGGTTCTGCTGGTAGAGCAGGTCGGTGTCGCCGTTGGCCCGGACGATATTGTGGACGCAATGGCCGGTTTCGCCGTCGCGCGGCGCGGCGGGGTGGTCATGGTGACCGCAGGCCTCGGCATTCGACAAGCGGTTGCGGCGCTGCCATGACCGGCCGCCATCCTCGGTGGCGAAGACACCGGCGGCGGAAATGCCGACCCATTGCTTTTCAGCCGAGCCCGGGTCGAAAACGATGCTGTGCAGGACGAGGCCCGCGGCGCCCGGGTTCCAGTCCTTGGCGGAGTCGTGATCGGTGAGGGCATCGACGCGCGCCCATGTGATGCCGCGATCCGTGCTCTTGAGCAGGTTGGCGGGCTTGGTGCCGGCATAGAGCGTGTCATGCGCGAAGCCGAGCGACCAGACCTGCTGGAACTCGGTGGCGAAGGGCAGGGGGGCGCCGGTCCAGCCGACCATGGCGGCGAAATCGGGGTCCTGCGCGGCCCAGTCATCCATCTGGCCCTTGCTGAGGCGCGTCAGGTCCCAGTTCTGCCCCTGATCGTCGGAGCGCCAGACGCCCGCGCCGAAAAAGTCGCCGCCGCCTCCGGCCCAGATGGTGCCGGTCTTGGGGTCGCCGGCCATGTGGTTGATGCACCAGCCGCCGCAATGGGGGCCGGAGATGTCCCATGTCTGCCGGTCGGCGTCGGCGGCGACGAGGAAGGCGCCCTTGGTGGTGCCGACGAGAAGGGTGAGCGGGATGGCGGGCATGAGGGTGGCTCCGGCTGGTTTGCCGGATCCTAGCACGCCGTCGGTCGATTCCCGAGAGCGGAGAGTGGCCGACGCGCGCGGGGGCCGGTCGGCCCGGATGCCTCTTACTGGCGCTCGCTGCGGACGCGGCCTAGGATCGCGCCA belongs to Roseovarius sp. THAF27 and includes:
- a CDS encoding PLP-dependent aminotransferase family protein; this encodes MPQRPAFAKWLDDTNDVTATFLAAGRIPGLVNLGGGLPGTEIWPIPEMARLATSAVTDHADETLAYAPVAGLPKLRDLIASRYSEGDLTLTRDNVLITSGGAQALNLIGTVLLEQGSPIASQTPAYLGALDNWRPRQPTYRPMRLDANDLDPVAAMTGAQFAYTVPNFSNPTGKLVDTATRRRLVDAAHQTGTWLIEDDPYGTLYYDDAPLPRMLTLSADRAGTPYDGPVIYLGTVSKELAPGLRIGWIIAAPELIEVLKAAKQSADMCSSGLCQQITHDAFVTGLADDMLPGILSLYRARRDALCTAMDTHLTDLFTWEHPSGGMFVWATAKDPGLDTNHLMQVGLDHGVCISPSSVFDPEGRDHTSIRINFTYNTEDKLALGIERLATATRAALAET
- a CDS encoding exo-alpha-sialidase; this translates as MPAIPLTLLVGTTKGAFLVAADADRQTWDISGPHCGGWCINHMAGDPKTGTIWAGGGGDFFGAGVWRSDDQGQNWDLTRLSKGQMDDWAAQDPDFAAMVGWTGAPLPFATEFQQVWSLGFAHDTLYAGTKPANLLKSTDRGITWARVDALTDHDSAKDWNPGAAGLVLHSIVFDPGSAEKQWVGISAAGVFATEDGGRSWQRRNRLSNAEACGHHDHPAAPRDGETGHCVHNIVRANGDTDLLYQQNHHGVWRSPDGGRSWDDITPGLPSTFGFPIRVHPHDPRTIWTLPLNGDMAGRFPPDAACAVWRSRDGGETWEALREGLPQTNCYFTVLRQAMAGDAQDAPGLYFGTNSGSVFASLDEGDTWHEIARHLPTILSVETLDRAG